A region of Streptomyces paludis DNA encodes the following proteins:
- a CDS encoding IS5 family transposase (programmed frameshift), translated as MGRGDLMNREWSLLEPHLPSLGGRGGRWNDHRTVVNGILFRVRTGVPWRDLPERYGSWKTVHERHRRWSADGTWDRILHAVQADADLAGRIDWSMIGIDSTSCRAHQHAAGARKARPRIPKKRTTPRHHRPDEGLGRSRGGLTCKIHLAGEGGCRPMALLLTPGQWGDAPQMVEVLDRIRVPRPRGGRPRTRPDHVSGDKAYSSRRNRRYLRRRHIRHTIPEPKDQRANRQRRGSSGGRPAGFDRDRYRRRNEVERTINRLKNSRAVATRYDKRAYVFHGTVTAAAIRLWLRQ; from the exons ATGGGTCGGGGGGATTTGATGAACCGCGAGTGGTCGTTGCTGGAGCCGCATCTGCCATCTCTGGGTGGCCGGGGCGGCCGGTGGAACGACCACCGCACCGTGGTCAACGGGATCCTCTTCCGGGTCCGGACCGGTGTCCCGTGGCGTGACCTGCCGGAACGCTATGGCTCGTGGAAGACCGTCCATGAACGGCATCGCCGCTGGTCGGCGGACGGTACCTGGGACCGGATCCTGCACGCGGTCCAGGCCGACGCCGACCTGGCCGGGCGGATCGACTGGTCGATGATCGGCATCGACTCGACGTCCTGCCGGGCCCATCAGCACGCGGCCGGCGCCCGCAAGGCCCGTCCGCGGATCCCGA AAAAAAGGACGACGCCCCGGCACCACCGCCCCGACGAGGGACTCGGACGGTCCCGGGGCGGCCTGACCTGCAAGATCCACCTCGCCGGCGAAGGCGGTTGCCGCCCCATGGCCCTCCTGCTCACGCCGGGTCAGTGGGGCGACGCCCCGCAGATGGTCGAGGTCCTGGACCGAATCCGGGTCCCCCGGCCACGGGGCGGACGCCCCCGAACCAGGCCCGACCACGTCAGCGGCGACAAGGCATACAGCTCCCGCCGAAACCGCCGCTACCTGCGAAGACGCCACATCCGGCACACGATCCCGGAACCGAAGGACCAGCGGGCCAACCGCCAACGCAGAGGCAGCAGCGGTGGCAGACCCGCCGGCTTCGACCGCGACCGCTACCGGCGCCGCAACGAGGTCGAGCGGACCATCAACCGGCTCAAGAACTCCCGCGCGGTCGCCACTCGTTACGACAAGCGGGCCTACGTCTTCCACGGCACCGTCACCGCCGCCGCGATCCGACTCTGGCTCCGCCAGTGA
- a CDS encoding Mut7-C RNAse domain-containing protein — protein MNGPEIQIDFAHELRLFVPAERRQGRTALRTDGSSTLGHAVESLGIPLTEVGPLLVDGREVAVSHIPAAGESVEVRAVHRPQRVPTAPGTTPSTPNTPGAPPRFLLDVHLGTLARRLRLLGVDAAYESTDPGDAALAALSAAEHRVMLSRDRGLLRRREIWAGAYIYSDNPDAQLRDVLERFAPALAPWTRCTACNGPLSPADKESVQDRLEHGTQHGYDVFAQCAACERVYWRGAHHARLAAIVDDAVREFGDATTPSQHEPDARTNLRP, from the coding sequence GTGAACGGACCCGAGATCCAGATCGACTTCGCCCACGAACTGCGCCTGTTCGTGCCGGCCGAGCGGCGTCAGGGGCGTACGGCCCTGCGCACCGACGGCTCCTCCACCCTCGGCCACGCCGTCGAGTCGCTCGGCATCCCGCTCACCGAGGTCGGCCCGCTGCTCGTCGACGGCCGCGAGGTGGCCGTCTCGCACATCCCGGCGGCGGGCGAGTCCGTGGAGGTACGCGCCGTACACCGGCCGCAACGGGTCCCCACCGCACCAGGCACAACACCAAGCACACCGAACACACCGGGCGCACCCCCGCGCTTCCTGCTCGACGTCCATCTCGGCACCCTCGCCCGGCGGCTGCGGCTGCTCGGCGTCGACGCCGCGTACGAGAGCACGGACCCGGGCGATGCGGCGCTCGCCGCGCTCTCCGCCGCCGAACACCGCGTCATGCTCTCCCGGGACCGCGGGCTGCTGCGCCGGCGCGAGATCTGGGCCGGGGCGTACATCTACAGCGACAACCCGGACGCCCAACTCCGCGACGTACTGGAGCGCTTCGCGCCCGCCCTCGCCCCCTGGACCCGCTGCACCGCCTGCAACGGCCCGCTGTCCCCCGCCGACAAGGAGTCCGTCCAGGACAGGCTGGAGCACGGTACGCAGCACGGCTACGACGTCTTCGCGCAGTGCGCGGCGTGCGAGCGGGTGTACTGGCGGGGCGCGCACCACGCGCGGCTCGCGGCGATCGTGGACGACGCGGTAAGGGAGTTCGGCGACGCGACCACCCCGTCACAGCACGAGCCAGACGCGCGTACAAATCTACGGCCCTAG
- a CDS encoding SDR family NAD(P)-dependent oxidoreductase: MTVAGSTPTAPATPAAPPAAPVAVVTGASSGIGAATARQLAGAGYHVVATARRKDRVEALAAELTAAGHRATAYALDVTDRAAVDAFAAELTEANGFPTVNVLINNAGGALGADPVATGSPADWRQMYETNVIGTLNVTQALLPALTASGDGTVLVLSSTAGHATYEGGAGYVAAKHGAHVLAETLRLEIVGTPVRVIEIAPGMVKTDEFATTRFNGDTEKAAKVYAGVAEPLTAEDIADTITWAVTRPSHVNIDLLLIRPRAQASNTKVHREL, from the coding sequence ATGACCGTCGCCGGCAGCACCCCCACCGCGCCCGCCACGCCCGCCGCACCCCCCGCCGCGCCCGTCGCCGTCGTCACCGGAGCGAGCAGCGGCATCGGCGCCGCCACCGCCCGGCAGCTCGCCGGCGCGGGCTACCACGTCGTCGCCACCGCCCGCCGCAAGGACCGCGTCGAGGCCCTCGCCGCCGAGCTGACCGCCGCGGGCCACCGCGCGACCGCGTACGCCCTCGACGTCACCGACCGCGCCGCCGTCGACGCCTTCGCCGCCGAGCTGACCGAGGCGAACGGCTTCCCGACCGTCAACGTCCTGATCAACAACGCCGGCGGCGCCCTCGGCGCCGACCCGGTCGCCACCGGCAGCCCCGCCGACTGGCGTCAGATGTACGAGACGAACGTCATCGGCACCCTCAACGTCACCCAGGCCCTGCTCCCCGCCCTCACCGCCAGCGGCGACGGCACGGTCCTCGTCCTCTCCTCCACCGCGGGCCACGCCACCTACGAGGGCGGCGCCGGCTACGTGGCCGCCAAGCACGGCGCCCACGTCCTCGCCGAAACCCTCCGCCTGGAGATCGTCGGCACCCCCGTCCGCGTCATCGAGATCGCCCCCGGCATGGTCAAGACCGACGAGTTCGCCACCACCCGCTTCAACGGCGACACCGAGAAGGCCGCCAAGGTCTACGCGGGCGTGGCCGAACCCCTCACCGCCGAGGACATCGCCGACACCATCACCTGGGCGGTCACCCGCCCCAGCCACGTCAACATCGACCTCCTCCTGATCCGCCCCCGAGCCCAGGCCTCCAACACCAAGGTCCACCGCGAGCTGTAA
- a CDS encoding RtcB family protein — MSYVEIPGAKVPIRMWADPATVEGVAMQQLHNVSTLPWIKGLAVMPDVHYGKGATVGSVIAMHGAVCPAAVGVDIGCGMSAVRTSLTANDLPGDLSRLRSKIEEAIPVGRGMHDDPVDPGRLHGFATAGWGEFWGRFDGVADAVKFRQDRATKQMGSLGGGNHFIEVCVDTSDVVWLMLHSGSRNIGKELAEFHIGQAQKLPHNQGLIDRDLAVFVADTPQMAAYRNDLFWAQEYAKHNRAIMMKLLQDVVRKEFKKARVTFEQEISCHHNYVAEERYDGMDLLVTRKGAIRAGSGDFGIIPGSMGTGSYIVKGLGNEASFNSASHGAGRKMSRNAAKRRFTTQDLADQTRGVECRKDSGVVDEIPGAYKPIEKVIDQQRDLVEVVAKLKQVVCVKG; from the coding sequence ATGTCGTACGTAGAGATTCCGGGGGCGAAGGTCCCGATCCGGATGTGGGCCGATCCGGCGACGGTCGAGGGCGTCGCGATGCAGCAGCTGCACAACGTGTCCACACTGCCGTGGATCAAGGGCCTCGCGGTCATGCCCGACGTGCACTACGGCAAGGGCGCGACGGTCGGCTCGGTCATCGCGATGCACGGCGCGGTGTGCCCGGCGGCGGTGGGGGTGGACATCGGCTGCGGCATGTCCGCGGTGCGGACGTCCCTGACGGCGAACGACCTCCCGGGCGATCTGTCCCGGCTGCGCTCGAAGATCGAGGAGGCGATCCCGGTGGGCCGGGGCATGCACGACGACCCGGTGGACCCGGGCCGGCTGCACGGCTTCGCGACGGCGGGGTGGGGGGAGTTCTGGGGGCGGTTCGACGGGGTGGCCGACGCGGTCAAATTCCGTCAGGATCGCGCCACGAAGCAGATGGGTTCGCTCGGCGGAGGAAATCACTTTATCGAAGTATGTGTAGATACGTCTGACGTGGTGTGGCTCATGCTGCACTCCGGATCCCGGAACATCGGCAAGGAACTGGCCGAGTTCCACATCGGGCAGGCGCAGAAGCTGCCGCACAACCAGGGGCTGATCGACCGGGACCTGGCCGTCTTCGTCGCGGACACGCCGCAGATGGCGGCGTACCGGAACGATCTTTTCTGGGCGCAGGAGTACGCGAAGCACAACCGCGCGATCATGATGAAGCTCCTTCAGGACGTGGTCCGCAAGGAGTTCAAGAAGGCGCGGGTCACGTTCGAGCAGGAGATCAGCTGCCACCACAACTATGTCGCCGAGGAGCGGTACGACGGCATGGACCTGCTGGTCACACGGAAGGGCGCGATCCGGGCCGGAAGCGGCGACTTCGGCATCATCCCGGGCTCGATGGGCACCGGCTCGTACATCGTGAAGGGCCTCGGGAACGAGGCGTCGTTCAACTCCGCCTCGCACGGCGCGGGCCGGAAGATGAGCCGTAACGCGGCCAAGCGCCGCTTCACGACCCAGGATCTGGCGGACCAGACGCGGGGGGTGGAGTGCCGCAAGGACTCCGGCGTCGTGGACGAGATCCCGGGGGCGTACAAGCCGATCGAGAAGGTGATCGACCAGCAGCGCGATTTGGTCGAGGTGGTCGCCAAGCTCAAGCAGGTCGTGTGTGTGAAGGGGTGA
- a CDS encoding DUF3558 domain-containing protein, which translates to MQPKARHAYLPGLAALLVVAVTGCSGGGQGGGSASDSKPGGPTTVTAAQPGKYRTLREACGTVPRATLKELLPGAASLPDTQQAKAYRGTPSLTYDTDRRVGCSWKADSADASHQLAIDLERVVSYDPTVSDADRAREVYEKQQLAAGLPVTDTSADTSADPDTVPDADADTDASAKAGKTPQIDSASGSPTASTSASGLEPRTLDSLGDAAFLNDVLAHSGSAAQRRTVSVVFRTSNVIVTVRYTEQSARSTEIPDSAELQDKARSLAGKLRDQLND; encoded by the coding sequence GTGCAGCCAAAGGCGCGCCACGCGTACCTCCCCGGCCTGGCGGCGCTCCTCGTGGTGGCCGTCACCGGCTGCTCGGGCGGCGGTCAGGGCGGCGGGTCGGCCTCCGATTCCAAGCCGGGCGGCCCCACCACCGTCACCGCCGCGCAGCCCGGCAAGTACCGCACCCTCCGCGAAGCGTGCGGCACCGTGCCGCGGGCCACGCTGAAGGAGCTGCTGCCCGGCGCCGCGTCGCTCCCCGACACCCAGCAGGCCAAGGCGTACCGGGGCACGCCCTCCCTCACGTACGACACCGACCGCCGCGTCGGCTGCTCCTGGAAGGCCGACTCCGCGGACGCCTCCCACCAGCTGGCGATCGACCTCGAACGCGTCGTGTCGTACGACCCGACCGTGAGCGACGCGGACCGCGCGCGGGAGGTCTACGAGAAGCAGCAGCTCGCCGCCGGCCTGCCCGTCACCGACACCAGCGCCGACACCAGCGCCGATCCCGATACGGTCCCGGATGCGGACGCGGATACGGACGCGAGCGCGAAGGCGGGCAAAACCCCCCAGATCGACTCCGCCTCCGGCTCCCCCACCGCCTCCACCAGCGCCTCCGGCCTCGAACCCCGCACCCTCGACAGCCTCGGCGACGCCGCCTTCCTCAACGACGTCCTCGCCCACTCCGGATCGGCCGCCCAGCGGCGCACGGTGAGCGTGGTGTTCCGCACATCGAACGTGATCGTGACCGTCCGGTACACCGAGCAGTCCGCCCGCTCCACCGAGATCCCCGACAGCGCGGAACTCCAGGACAAAGCACGGTCACTGGCCGGAAAACTCCGCGATCAGCTCAACGACTAG
- a CDS encoding DUF3558 domain-containing protein has product MRRSASRLRLTRILACAAVPVMLAAVGCSSDSGDKSDADGSSTSPSTAPSPTVAPAKFSGLPDPCKMLAVKTIESLVPKVKTKGGTAGTSSDTAARGSCSWNGLDDKGVKGSQYRWLDVSLMRYDSDVTLGTGAKRADEYYAKEVSGAQATEGAKDVKSAPATGVGDQATTVTYTLKKSNADFSYATIVTRTENVVLTLTYNGAGLAGAKSPTIAEMTADAVKAAKEGVTAIAGGGSGSGSGNGGDSKDDSSEGVGASPDNSSAKTE; this is encoded by the coding sequence ATGCGCCGATCAGCCTCGCGACTCCGACTCACCCGCATCCTCGCCTGCGCAGCCGTTCCGGTGATGCTCGCCGCCGTCGGCTGTTCGTCCGACTCCGGTGACAAGAGCGACGCCGACGGCTCCTCCACGAGCCCGAGCACCGCGCCCTCCCCGACCGTCGCGCCCGCCAAGTTCAGCGGCCTCCCCGACCCCTGCAAGATGCTCGCCGTCAAGACGATCGAGTCGCTCGTCCCGAAGGTGAAGACCAAGGGCGGGACCGCCGGTACGTCCAGCGACACCGCCGCCCGCGGCAGCTGCTCCTGGAACGGTCTGGACGACAAGGGCGTGAAGGGCTCGCAGTACCGCTGGCTCGACGTCTCCCTCATGCGGTACGACTCCGACGTGACGCTCGGCACCGGCGCCAAGCGCGCCGACGAGTACTACGCGAAGGAGGTCTCCGGCGCGCAGGCCACCGAGGGCGCCAAGGACGTCAAGTCGGCACCGGCGACCGGTGTCGGGGACCAGGCGACCACGGTCACGTACACGCTCAAGAAGTCGAACGCGGACTTCTCGTACGCGACGATCGTGACCCGTACGGAGAACGTCGTCCTCACCCTCACCTACAACGGCGCGGGCCTCGCGGGCGCGAAGTCGCCGACGATCGCCGAGATGACGGCCGACGCGGTGAAGGCCGCCAAGGAGGGCGTGACCGCGATCGCCGGCGGCGGCAGCGGCTCCGGTTCCGGAAACGGCGGCGACTCGAAGGACGACAGCTCCGAAGGCGTCGGCGCGAGCCCCGACAACTCCTCGGCCAAGACGGAGTAG
- a CDS encoding DUF2637 domain-containing protein, which produces MAAMQLTRTHRILIGVVVFGAVIIAAIGFAGSYTAVRELAEQKGFGKFSLVFPIGIDAGICVLLALDLLLTWMRIPFPLLRQSAWILTVATIAFNGAAAWPDPLGVGMHAVIPLLFIVTVEAARHAVGRIADITADRHMEGVRLTRWLLSPIPTFKLWRRMKLWELRSYEQVIKLEQDRLIYQSRLQARFGRNWRRKAPIEALMPLRLAKYGVPLADTAASGLAAAGIEPVLLPPAPEPVRAAPVRAAPVRAAPVRDAVADAARPVAELPQAQGEIPTGPAPAAQEQPAAQPTQPTLQKQVQEQEQQQPQQAQQQPQQQPQQTQQQPPQAQQPQPQQPQQPQQDQQQPQQAPQAAPQPGADSAPADPQVSPWFAAPLVQEAPYEGSYNPAYNPAQAGANPDAGTGSETGQVRVPAGPGRSRALGRVPGQGPQPSPQQPPDQQQPYAGPENRQATDRTAGNQTAGHQTAGNQIGGIDGPGSATGSFPIPGQDGFEELPVPNLPDGVTREEAYFSAFRKYISENGDFPNARQFALYLMDLYGITGRNGGPLSENSLRTYLRNFKERYTAEMDSEYIA; this is translated from the coding sequence GTGGCCGCGATGCAGCTGACACGCACACACCGCATACTCATCGGGGTCGTGGTCTTCGGCGCGGTGATCATCGCCGCGATCGGATTCGCGGGTTCCTACACCGCCGTACGGGAACTCGCCGAGCAGAAGGGCTTCGGGAAGTTCTCGCTGGTCTTCCCGATCGGCATCGACGCGGGTATCTGCGTCCTGCTCGCGCTGGACCTGCTCCTCACCTGGATGCGCATCCCCTTTCCGCTGCTGCGCCAGTCCGCCTGGATCCTGACGGTCGCCACCATCGCGTTCAACGGCGCGGCGGCCTGGCCGGACCCGCTGGGCGTCGGGATGCACGCGGTGATCCCGCTCCTCTTCATCGTCACCGTCGAGGCGGCGCGCCACGCGGTCGGCCGGATCGCGGACATCACGGCCGACAGGCACATGGAGGGCGTACGCCTCACCCGCTGGCTGCTGTCGCCCATCCCCACGTTCAAGCTGTGGCGCAGGATGAAGCTGTGGGAGCTGCGGTCGTACGAGCAGGTCATCAAGCTCGAACAGGATCGGCTCATCTACCAGTCCCGGCTCCAGGCCCGCTTCGGCCGCAACTGGCGCCGGAAGGCGCCCATCGAGGCGCTGATGCCGCTGCGCCTCGCCAAGTACGGTGTGCCACTGGCCGATACGGCGGCCTCGGGGCTGGCGGCCGCGGGCATCGAGCCCGTACTGCTGCCGCCCGCGCCGGAGCCGGTACGGGCGGCGCCGGTACGGGCGGCGCCGGTACGGGCGGCGCCGGTACGGGACGCCGTGGCGGACGCCGCCCGGCCGGTGGCCGAACTCCCGCAGGCGCAGGGCGAGATACCCACCGGCCCCGCGCCCGCCGCGCAGGAGCAGCCCGCCGCACAGCCCACGCAGCCCACGCTTCAGAAGCAAGTGCAAGAGCAAGAGCAACAGCAGCCCCAGCAAGCCCAGCAGCAACCTCAGCAACAGCCGCAGCAAACCCAGCAACAGCCCCCGCAGGCTCAGCAGCCGCAGCCGCAACAGCCGCAACAGCCGCAACAGGACCAGCAGCAGCCCCAGCAGGCCCCCCAAGCCGCCCCCCAGCCCGGCGCCGACTCCGCCCCCGCCGACCCCCAGGTCAGCCCCTGGTTCGCCGCCCCGCTGGTCCAGGAGGCCCCGTACGAGGGCTCGTACAACCCGGCGTACAACCCCGCCCAGGCCGGCGCCAACCCCGACGCCGGGACCGGCTCCGAGACCGGGCAGGTCCGGGTCCCCGCCGGCCCCGGCCGCAGCCGCGCGCTCGGCCGCGTACCGGGCCAGGGACCGCAGCCCTCGCCGCAGCAGCCCCCGGACCAGCAGCAGCCGTACGCCGGTCCCGAGAACCGGCAGGCGACCGACCGGACGGCGGGCAACCAGACCGCCGGCCATCAGACCGCCGGAAACCAGATCGGCGGCATCGACGGCCCCGGCTCCGCCACCGGCTCGTTCCCGATCCCGGGCCAGGACGGGTTCGAGGAGCTGCCCGTCCCCAACCTGCCCGACGGAGTGACCCGCGAAGAGGCGTACTTCAGCGCCTTCCGCAAGTACATCAGCGAGAACGGCGACTTCCCCAACGCGCGCCAGTTCGCCCTGTACTTGATGGATCTGTACGGCATCACCGGCCGCAACGGCGGTCCCCTGAGCGAGAACTCACTGCGCACCTACCTCAGGAACTTCAAGGAGCGCTACACCGCCGAGATGGACAGCGAGTACATCGCCTGA
- a CDS encoding calcium-binding protein — translation MRTRATAAATVAASGALALSVLTAPAAIAGTATSSSTATATTATTATTTAVSQDDSGFEVLKGAVNGGAPIVVGTSTTKKIKVAATVSHEDGVAAARFTLYSGKSFDDPAKRVLATSTAWRSCEEAYAIIVNCDATFTIDPKKLRNTDARTWRLAIDAKLGENDSYAFNGDVATGTLQRAPKLTVKAAPKPVKKGKTLTVTGKLSRANWDVKAYKGYAGQSVKLQFRKKNSDSYTTVKTVKTSSTGTLKTTTKKTSASGYWRWNFAGTATTAPLKTAGTLVSVK, via the coding sequence ATGCGTACGCGCGCCACCGCCGCCGCCACCGTCGCGGCTTCCGGGGCCCTGGCCCTGTCCGTCCTGACCGCACCCGCCGCCATCGCCGGCACCGCCACCTCGTCCAGCACCGCTACCGCCACCACCGCCACCACCGCCACCACCACCGCCGTCTCCCAGGACGACAGCGGCTTCGAGGTCCTCAAAGGCGCGGTGAACGGCGGCGCACCGATCGTGGTCGGCACCTCGACGACCAAGAAGATCAAGGTCGCGGCCACGGTCAGCCACGAGGACGGCGTCGCCGCCGCCCGCTTCACGCTCTACTCCGGAAAGAGCTTCGACGACCCGGCGAAGCGCGTGCTGGCGACCAGCACCGCGTGGCGGTCGTGCGAGGAGGCGTACGCGATCATCGTGAACTGCGACGCGACCTTCACGATCGACCCGAAGAAGCTGCGCAACACCGACGCCCGGACCTGGCGCCTCGCCATCGACGCGAAGCTCGGCGAGAACGACAGCTACGCCTTCAACGGCGACGTCGCCACGGGCACCCTCCAGCGCGCCCCGAAGCTGACGGTGAAAGCGGCGCCGAAGCCGGTGAAGAAGGGCAAGACCCTCACCGTCACCGGCAAGCTCTCCCGCGCCAACTGGGACGTCAAGGCGTACAAGGGGTACGCGGGGCAGTCGGTGAAGCTCCAGTTCCGCAAGAAGAACTCCGACTCGTACACCACGGTCAAGACGGTGAAGACCTCCAGCACGGGCACGCTGAAGACCACCACCAAGAAAACGAGCGCCTCCGGCTACTGGCGCTGGAACTTCGCGGGTACGGCCACCACCGCGCCGCTCAAGACGGCGGGCACCCTGGTCTCGGTCAAGTAG